The following nucleotide sequence is from Mytilus edulis chromosome 13, xbMytEdul2.2, whole genome shotgun sequence.
TCGATGCCGCTGTCGTCAATCTGAAGTGGAAACTTTCGTTCCCTCTTGGCACCAATGGGAGTTGAATGTCTTAATGGCATCCTGGGTGGTAATGGCAAGCTATTGCCATCTCCACTAACACTGTTAGACCGGGGTGGTATAGCAGGGGCTCTAGTGGGACTTGGTAAGTTAGTTGCATCTCTTTCTTTAACATGCTGAATGGTCCCTGAATCAACGCTCATTGAGTGATGCAAAGTTGGTATCTTAACATGTAATTTAGAATTATAAGTTTTATGATTCATACCTTGACCAACACGACCTCCACGTATGGGGATAGCACCACCTCTTAACATTCTTAAAGGGTTTGTTTCCACATCTTCATCCCCACCAGTGGATGAGGACATAGCTCCTTTACCAGGAATACCTTGGGGTTCACGAATATTACGAGAATGTCCTTCCTCACTACCGCTGATTACTCCTCTTTGATGATCAAGGGAGCGTCGTATTCTACTCTCCCTTGCAAGTTTATTCATAATTTCACGAGGGGAAGGTTCAGAAAAGTCCTCCCCTACAAAAAGACTGGAAGATTTATTGTAAGAATCCCTACGAGAATCATCCTGACGATTGACTTCTGTAGCACTATTTACCGACTCCGTACCAGAATCAGTATGAACATTGTCTGAATCAGGTTCATCAATCCTTAATACTTCTACATTGTTTTTAATGTCTTCAGAGTCACACTCTGATGTTTGTTCACTAGAAGTGTCTAAAATTTTAGGTCTATATTCATCTTCTGGTAGTTTTACTTTCAGATCATATTCTTGAGGAATTTCTGGCGGTGGTTTTTGTGGACGAGGCACAGGTTCTACTCTCTGTATGATTTCTGGTCTAGGTTTTGGAGCAGGTATTGGTATATCAGATCGTTTGCTGTCAGGCCGTGGTTTTGGAACTGGTTTCTGATGATAACTCATCTCTGTAAAttgattaaaattcatttcagGTGGTTCTAAGTCAAAGTCATCTATCATTGCAAGAGGCACCCCATATGTACTATCTTGATGTACAGGAGTAACCTCCCTTCTTTCTGGTGTAACCTCTCTTTTcattggagttatttccctttttgcaGGAGTAATTTCTCTTTTTGCAGGAGTTATATCTCTCTTTGCAGGAATTATTTCTCTTTTCGCAGGAGTAATTTCTCTTCTAACTGGAGTTAACTCCCTTTTGACAGGAGTTACCTCTCTTTTAGGTGGAGTAACTTCCCTTTCTTCAGAGGAGTATGAAGTACCAGATTTTTCCTTCACAGAACCTCTCATAACTAACTGGTTATAAGCCTCCATTGCTCCAGGAGGAACACTTTCTACTTGATCTGCTTTATTTTTGATCTCCTCGGAGAAAGTACGTTGACGATCAAGTTTCGGACTACGTTTAAATGAGAATTTGAATCTTGATCCATTCTGTGGTGACCCTGAATCACTTTCTGAATCTGACTGATATTTATCAGGTGACGAAGGTTCTTGTGATGATGACATATGAGAACGAGAACTTAATTCATTTGCCATGGCGATAGCATCATCTATCATTTTTTCATCAGATGCTGACATTGGTTTGACTTTGGCTTGTTTTCGTGGTTCTGGTTTCGGAGGCTCCCTGTTTCGAGGTTCCTGCAAGGCAAAAATTGAACATGCATAGTGATTACATAAATAGATACATGCTGTCTATAATAAAGATATTTTCATATACTCCAGACTTGATTATACTGAAGAAAAGCTGAAGATAATTTCTATAAGAAGAATATAATAATTACCCTATATCCCTTTTCTCCTAATGAgaatatacaatatttatatgtgaatgtatatgtaaaaaaaaaaaggatatttaaTTCAGATTTATGATTTTTTCAATCTGTCCATTCATCAATTGCTTGTATAGATTGATTGTTCCTTGTACGTCAGAGATTGTAAATTGAGCAACAGCAACATGCAATGCCATGCACATAATGATCACAGTTgaatttttttgtgtttgtttttttaaagtttttttttctttctattttatatcataatacacttttttaaagcaaattaaagagaaatatatgtttcattccatataatttaacaaaattttgcaGAGAAGAAAGATTGAACAGCTATAGCTGTTAAGAGGAAGTAGAATTAGAGGCAGACATACTAGTCTAGGTGGTTGAACAGGAAGTGGTGGTGGTGGTGACTTTGATCCTCTCCCATTGGTCATCAGTTTAGGAGGCGATTCATGTTGAGGTGTTGTAGTTGCTGATGAATCATTTGAAGATGAGTTTGCCAACTTTGCCTCTTTGTCGTTTATTGCTTTCAATACTTCATCCATAAATGAAGGTCCGAAATCAAAAGAACTCTGTAAAATGTCAAGTTTTataattaaatatcaataaaaaaaaagatatggtaaaTATACAGAAATGACATGTCAGACGGCAatcttacaacaacaaaaaaacaacaaacaaaaacatgtagAGATCAGTGAAAGTTATTTAATAATAGACTATGCTTGCTATGATATGGACAAATTATGAATAAATGTCAATACATTTAatgatttgcattttttttttaaatcaaaatcgcaatatttttctcaagaacaaaaatttaattgtgttttattttataactaatGGTCTTGAATCAGGGAAGACTTGTGCCCACGTAAAACTGATTTTAACAGTTAAACACCCATCATACGTTTTACCTGTCCCTAGTCAGGTTATCTGTTTTAAGTTGTAGTCTTTGTATTTAACTTTTTGGAGGAATCTGTATTGTCGGTTTAtgtgattttttatttcattatctaATATTTTTGGTAATGTCTATTATAGTTTTTTTTGACATTATCTAATTTATCTTTTATTAATTACAGTGTATTCTGTTTATCCATCACACAAGAGGACCAGAAAAAAAGTTGGATTAAGCAGGGTAttggaatactcaggtttttttCTGCAACAATAGGCATATTTTGGGATAGCCCTAAGATGTTATGAATCATAGACTGTTAGTACAAAcgtttatatatgatttattttttcataccGACATGTCAGGCATTTTGAAGTCAGCAAATATAGAATCATCATCTATATCTTGATACTGGAAATCTCCACTATCAACCTCGTCTGTCCTTGTTACATATTGACTGTCTATAGATTCCTGACTTATCCAGGAGTGACCATTAGTACCCAGAGATCCATTCATATTATGTCCATTTTCATCTCTATTAAGACTCACAGTTGATATCCGACTTTCACCTTCTTTCCCTGGAAGATAGATCATAATCATCATTACTTACTATAATTGTAATTACTTCTTTCCTTTCAATAATCTATCCAGGTtgtattttctatttttgaaCATCCATAAACTATATGGCCCTGTATTAACATGATTTTTTCATAGCATTTtcaaattaacatattttaagatGGATGTCTTTTTATCCTAAGCATGGAATTAGATCACCATTAATTTCTTTccataaattaaatacaaaaatttaaaagtaaatgtttCTGTTTTAGGGTCTTGATGCTATGCAGATATATTTACAACAAAGGCTTattttcattgttgaaagctatactgtgacctatatttgttgACTTTAATGtcaatttggtctctgatggagagtggtctcattggcaataatagctcatcttcttatttttacattataatattGTAGTTTTTTCTgcatattacaaaatgtataataaaatatatcataatgaaatATCTTTTATATGATTTTGCAAAATCTAAATACCAACCTGTACTAGCAACTTTGACTGGCAGTTTGTCGTAATTATCACCAATGAAACCAACATCACCGAAAATAGCACCATCGTAACCAATATGCCCTGTGTGACGAAGGTCATTCTGTGGACCACTGATCATCTCAGCATTGAACCGCCTTAATGACTTCCTGTTTGATTctgcaataaataaataataattttaatatattatggagatttttttatttaatgtttgaaGTCAAGTTCCTGAAAAGTAAAATGTAAACAGAAACAGAAATtgctaaaaatggaaaataaaattttatatcaaGATTATCCAATGACATTTTTCAACAGAAATTGACGAAActgattaataaaattatgtttcgAAATATTTCCTTTTACATATATagagaataaaaaataattcttatattAGTTTTAAAACTGATTAAATCATGTGTAAGCGTTGACTGTGTCATTGCATATTTCTGTGTATTATTTAAGCATGTGGCCATTCCCATACAATGGAAGCAATATCTGTGGTACAATATATACCTTTAAACCTGTGTCATTTAACTATACTTGTGTTTCATATTTatgtaaatatcaaataaaatatatgagcTTTGACAATCTATAACATATGACAATttcctttgaaaaaaatttgacTTGGTATGAAAGCCCTCTGGTCAAAATTTATAAGAACAGAATTTACAATGATACAGGAGTATCTTTTATGATGAACAGTAATATCTGTCTAAATTAACTGTATCCCTCAGGACTGTGTTTGGCATAGACACTAGTGTCCACAGTTTACTGGTTTAATTACTACAGAATGTTCTTATTACAAGAGATCAGATGGTTTTAATCAGTTAGTTTtcactgttaaaatatttctctAAAATAAATTCTTAATAATTGACATCTTTTATAAAACCCTGAACCTGGAAGGAACCTGTTAGTTTGGAAAAGGTCAAGGATCAGATATAGGGTTCACTCCATTCTAATGTAATTAGTAGAACAGCATGAAGCTTATTTTAGCTCACTTGAATTAATTATAATCAGTTGCAGTTAGCATAAAGCTTtttccttatttatttttaaggTTTCAAATTTCACATTTGGATATGATTCCactgctttgttgtttaaaatcgcgaaattttacaccctaAAAAATAACTCGCTATACGGTATAAATTTAGTGAATGTGACATCCATTTTTTAATAAACTCAAGACAGAACAAATTTTgttttaggggccagttgaagccAGCCTGTGGCTGTGGGATTTTCTTGCTATATTGAATACCAATTGGTGGCCCTTGGTTGTTTTCTGCCCTTTGGTCAGGTTATTTCATGTGACttaatttctatctaaaaaagcCCATGCCCCACAGACAGATGATCTATTTTGGAGCTGAGACCCAGTTGTCAAAATTATGGTCCATTCTATCTAAGTATCTAATTAAGAGATCATGCTGCTCCAACTTGTTGAGGATCTGATTAATGACCTTATTTTAAGTGAtattctaattttttggcattaTGTGATAAGTCATAAGCTGTTGTCAATATTTTGTTATAGAAGCCACACTACACATCTATTTGTCCCTTCTCCAATCTTACCTTTCTTACCACCCTTTTTGGGGGATTTTTCTTTCTTGTCTGATTCTATAAATAGCATAACcaatcaaattgtaaaaataaagatttaggCATAATTGGGGTCTATTGTAGCAAATAGGAGTTAAATCAAAATAAGATTATTCACTACTAAGCATctagcaaacattttttttttaaaatacaataaaaagtaaaatcttttatcttttattcaagaattaattgtaattgtaatattCATTCCACATTTTTGCATGTctaacatttttttatcattaaaaatttGCAATTCTTTAAAATGATTGTTTTCTTGTTTGCATTTTGGAAACTTGTAGTAAATGTCTGTAGAATTTAACTCCtctatttaaaatatattcaatGTCTAAGTATGTAGAATACTAAACTACCTATAATActgtatttataaaaatgtaaaatttaggACTCGGCATGCTGGCATAGTTTCATTATATGACTGACAGTGGCTCTCTGCCAGCATGCAAAATGTGCTCTTGTGCTGAAATAAATGCTATTATGAAATGCATATACATCAAGCAATGATATGATTCTATTCTACAGTATAAATTGTAAGACCCTAAATTCCCAGCTTATAAAAAGAAGAGAAGAAAACTTCTaaatacagtataagaaaatcaGAATAAAATGAAGCATATCTAGATAGTAGTATTCCTTTAATCTAACTACCTAacctaaatgtttaaaaaatttggcttgcaaaaaaaacaaaaaaaacaaattggtaaTAAATGCAAGAAATAATAAAATCCAATATTAGTGTTATAAAAGAAACAATTGAATGtaaaagagtaaaaaaatattaatgtaaataaagatgataggcaaaaatgttcataaaaattacccaaaatttttattataaatctcTTAAAAAAATTCCACAGCATGAAAGCAAAATTGAGTAAAATCAAAGGACAGGTACACTGAtgattttgatgattttattGAGTGATCTATGTCATCGTCTAAGTGATAGTAAGTCCTTGACTAATATTTTAGACTCATGTCTGGGTTCAACTTGAGGAAGTTCCAATTTGTTATCAGTATTTTTTGAAGATACTCATAGCAGTTTGTGGATAAAAGCATGATTATGATGTGCAACATTTTCTagcatttttgttcttttttcttACCTTTCCTTACAAGTTTGACCATAGGTTGGTCTGAGTcagctttttcttttttagagtCTACATGAAAAATTTACTATTTATTTGGGGTTTCCAAATGGAAATTAAACCAATTTTGTTAATAGATAATGATAAGAAATCAAATATACTTGTTCACAAATATTTAagtgtaaaatttcattaatctgtaagacatttaaaaaaattattataacaaTTTAGACAAAATTTTCTagtaaaagaaagataactctattaTGAAAAGGGTTATAAAAAACAGGTGCATTGTATTTTTGGAAGTTTTTAATGTGTATCTTAATCCTCTCTTAAATGGAGCTCTTCCCCTAAAACcataattatcatttaaaaaaaatttccattttcatttgaattgtgtTTTAAGTATGGCAAGCCGGGATAAAAGCAAGATAATGATTTGCAACATTTCCGAGCGGCTTTTTCTTACCTTTTCTTGAAAGTTTGACTTTAGGTGTGTCcaattctttttcctttttagagTCTATATGAAATAAGGATATTTTGTTCTTCACTTTTGGACTgatatttttaataaccattcaCACAAAAAACCATGAATTTACCAAATTTTAATCattgaaaaataagttaatttcTATATTCTTTCTTTGTTATATTCAATACAAAAAACTatagtttttgatttttgttgattTAAAGTTCACttcaaaaatgttaaacattgaaaaaCGTGAAATCAAAGTTAAGGCTAATATATATTACTTTGTGAAAAGTTGTGTGTGAGAGCTTACCTTTTCGACTGAGTTTAATTTTGGGTGTGTTTGATTCCTGGTTTTCTCTTTTAGAGTCTATGAAAACAAAGGAGTGCAAATTCACACAAAAGAAACAATACTTTACAAACTAATATTTAATCTTGCTAATAAAAGCTCCAACACTCTTGATTTTGATATTAAGTTCTCTTCTGATAATACATTAGAAAAAGCAATATATAATATGGAATCCAATCCATAATTTTAGGGTAATCCTCAAATATAGAAAAGTCTGTTTCACTGATTATCTTTATTGTTagcaatattttattaaaaaggcatagaaaatgttggattatcTCTTAAAAACTCCAATTACAATGACCATAAAAGTGGTCATGTTCCCAGCCAATGATCAAAATCGGGTCAGATTATTTCATGAGCCAAAAAATATCCAAAACTAATGAATTCAAATTTTTACAGATCCAATGACTTTACTctatagaaaatttataaattttcctTTTACAATTTTGATTACAAGCAATGTTTTTTTAATAGCTTCAATAACTATCTGAGCTCCAATAACTGTCTGACCAGATTTTATCACTGGCATGTGAATATTCTGTTATTTACGAATCTTTCTTATACATTATCTCTGGCATCCAGTCTAATACTTTCCCGTAGGATTTTAAAAACAAGCAAATTAACAAGCaggaattaaattaaaaacagaCGACAGAGGATATAATTAATGCTGAGACCTTTTCTACCCGTTAGCTTGTTAGGAGAGAAAGAGTGTCGATCTTACCTTTACGACTTAGTCGTATATTAGAGAAGAATGAACTTCCACTCTCTCTTTTAGATTCTATTAGAAATAAcgggaaataaaatatttttattcatctgatttcAAAATTGTAATGAAAAGTTACTGAAcccataaaaatgaaattttctaaaattcttgtacattaattttgattaattactTGCATATTCTtattcaaaacaaataacaatatttgaaatagttaaaaaatattttacattaattcTGAAAATCATCTACTTTTATATACTGAttcaaatcaaataataaaatttgaattaaactgtACAATGTGTTACATGAAACTAAAAAGACCTTTGCTGCATTTAGCATTACATTGGTTTATTTATCACAATATTTGAGATATATTTTAGATTccatattacaaaaaaatgtttaaacaacTAAAATCATCACTATGTATACATCTATATAAAAGAAAGAACAGAATTTAAGCAAGAAAAGACCACCCAActatttttgacaatattttccGAAGTGATTTTGAATTGCATTTAGTAGTTACATAAAAAGCTGACAAGGTCGATGACAAGGTCAATGACAAGGTCGTAGACAAGCGAGAAAGTAAAGATTTGTTAGACATAGAGGCTTACCTTTACGTGATAGTTTTATTTTTGCATCACCATTTTCCCGTTTTGATTCTAACAAAAAGTTTATACATGTCAATTATACTAACTACCCACACATAATAATTAATGGTTTAATTTACAACATATAAGAATAATCTCGGCGAAAACTCTGTATTATTATACAACATAATTCTATTAAACTCTGTAAACTACATGCTGTAGTTCTATGACCAAGACGAAAATTTATAGTCCAACTGGGGCATATGAAGTATCCAGATGTTTATATAAGTAAAAGTTATAGCTGAATCACCTATTTCTAGTGAAGTTTTATCCCTACTTTTTTCATAATTCTGACTTATATCTTGGTCAGTTCTAAAATTTGTTTCTTCTTGTTCGAGTCCAGTCTATAAGTAAAAGTCCTGGTTCATACCTAGTTGATCTAATCCATTAAACTAATACACATAACAATATCTCTAgttcaaaattataaatcaatGAAAATACATTTCCAAACACACATGCAAAAATGTCTATTTCTGGGTTATGATGGAAccatgtaatttaaaaaatacttttatcaattgatataaaatattttaaaggcaaaaaatgaatatctttttcacttgtttttttacttcatattGAAAATTTGTAGAACCAGCTGTAATTTTAAATTCCAATGTAACCAAAttcataaattcataaaaaaaaaccaacattccTTGTATCAATGACTACTGTAAACATTGAAAATCAAAGGTCAAATGTTACCCCCTGATGACAACATCAATGCCATGTTACTATAGTAATGCAGTAACCTCCTGACCCCTGTACAACTCACCTTTTCTACTGATACTTTTAGACACACTAGGACTATTCTTGTGTTCAATTATTGGCATAACATTAGCTGGATCAAAATATCCACATTTACCATTCCCAAGAACACCCTTCCAGAATCCTGACTTCGGACAATCTTCAGGGCTGAAAACATATATCTTCAAGTAATTAAATGTTATTCCCTAAAACCCCTCCACAAAACTGTCTATGGAAAATATTCTATACTGTGACAGGTAACATATCACCATCAATTTCTCCATTTAAATTTGAGTGCCTGCAAGCATGTTTAACtccaccacattatgtatgtgtttGTCCCTAGTTAGGGGGCTTGTCATTATCTtatgttgctgtgtaacatatttgtacttttttttattacaaaatgtttCTGTACCATTTGTATAAACAAGCTTCTAAATTCATTTTTCTTGAATGAACTGTCCCAGTTAACAAGGGTCATTCAGGGGAAAACATGTTTACATAAGACATTGTCTCTTgaagatattcattttttttgtaactacATCCATTTTTTCTCTGTTAAAAAGTACTAAACTGGATGATTGTGTATGCACTCCCCTCAGCCTACATGCAAACTTTGTCACATGAATGAAATGGCAAATGGGTCTGTAATTCATTATTTTAAACTTGTAAACAAAATAAGCTTCAAATTTTAACCTGAACAGAACATATTCTAATAAACCAAAAATCAGATTCATATCTGTAAGAATAACATACTTTTTATAATCTATGCATGTGAAATTTCTAAAATTCTTTATACTCCAACTTACTTTTTATCTAATACATATATGACATCATATGATTTATAATACAGGAAGTCTTTAGGTACAACCACTTCTGGGAAATCTTTCATAGCTTTAACTTGGGTAGGTCTCATCTGTAATATAATCCAGAACTCATAAAATTTTCaatgctgtggattcattattattttttggataccaattttttcgtggatttcatgggtacagggggaccatgaatttaaatgttcaacaaaatacaaattgtCTTCAGAACAGTATgcagactttgtcaaaaccacgaaatcaaatatccatgaatatgcaagtttccatcaatccacaaaaaattggtacccacaaataTAATAAAGTAATCTCAACAATTTTTCCCTGGACATATCTGgaagatctgtactttgtgtcttttacagctaatttccttaTGCATGTAGAATAAgactttggtaagcttgcttgcttgctttgtttgtatattgtacaattgtaattgggataacgttctatcaaatttaaatataatacatgtatatacaggtttaactatgcCTATTTATATTGCTTGCAGatttcaatcttaattacaatgcttcatctaaagtttataaaaacaaagcaagTAAGCCAACAAAGTCTTACTCTACAaccattaggaaattagctctaatAGTGTTGTTGTGCTTTATATTCAGCTGATAAGTTAAATCCTTTTTCACAGATTTTTATAGTCTTTATGTTGTGCAGTTACACTACCGTCAAAATCTGGGGGAGGGTTGAGCAcctgcaaacatgtttaaccccaccacattatgtatgtgcctgtcccaggttGGGAGCCTGTCAAGCAgtgtttgtcatttgttgctgtgtgtatcatttgtttttcgtttattgttttgtacataaatcagtaAGTTGGCCATTAGCTTACTCGTTTGAGTTTTACATTAGCCATTTCaaggcctttatagcttgctatgctgtatgtgttttatttttatttgttaaaatccGTCCAATGGcctatagttgctaacttctACATCAATTGTTCTCTTgagaagagttgtcttattggccaACATACTACATCTTATTTCTATCCTTGCAATAtggtatgaaatatttaataggaAACAAAGGATTGAGGAACATAAATTAGTATATAGTGGAATAACAGGAGCCAACAttaggccaaacaaaaaagtaatTGTGTTTACTGTTACATGcagaaaaaaatagggtaggcaggtaggtagggaattttttgaatttttaataatttttaataatttttttaagtcTATTGGAGCAACATTGTGACTTCAACAATTGTTAATCAAAAAAGGTaaatacaagaatgtgtccccagtacaagGATGCCTCAATCgtgctatcattttctatgttcagtggactgtgaaattgaggtaaaaactctaatttggcattaaaattagaaagatcatatcatagggaacatgtgtactgagtgttaagttgatcggacttcaacttcataaaaaactacattgaccaaaaaactttaacctgaagcgggacagacagatggaacaaacgaacggacatacagaccagaaatcataatgcccctatactatcgtaggtggggcataaaaaactttAGGGTAGTTAATACAAATAAGAGTAGGTAGGGGTATAGTAAACATACTTTTTTTGTTTGGTTCTAGCTCTACCTACCTGAGGTAACATTACAAATAATTCACTGAACAATGGACGTCTTTCTGGATCATGTTCCCAACATTTGGTCATTATCTGGTAGTATTCTTTAGGACATAAATCTGGTCGCTCTAGTCTTTGGCAGTTTGGTGCATCTATTGATTCTAATATCTATCATagaaacaagaaaataaataaactacatagaaatgtgtaaattttatcatttttgttgagGTGTAATAGTAACATGTAATACAACACATAACCCAAATAATTCAGTCCCACTCTGTCTCTCTCATTTCCTAGGGCCAACTTTCTTCATATAGTAAAAATGGGCCATGAATACTAGATTTTGATTGGTGCTTTCTGTGAGAAAGCAAATCAGCTGCCAGCATAGTTTTATTCAGTATTCTAGGGTATTTTAGCCACCATAGAGCAACAGTATGAAATGTATTCATCAAGTACAGTTGAAAATTGTTTACTTTGGTTCtaattatcaattataatatttgtttcattaaaatGTATAGCAGAACTTACTTGTTGACCAGTTAATCCTGCCCATGGCTGGAACCCGTATGTAAATATTTCCCATAACGTTACACCAAATGCCCAAATATCACTGGCTGAGgtgaattttaaataatttatacacTCTGGTGCACACCTGAAAaagaaatcagttattttttatgttgaaatatttctttgaacATCTTAACTAAACAACTATCAAAACTCAATTTCTGTTTGGTAATATattgtaaacaaacaaaatttttcATGACTTTGGcaaaaagaaaaaacacaaatataaatgGTTAGTTTAAAGTAGTCAACAGTCATCAAAATTTGTTCATACATTATGTTGGTATTGTAAGATATATTTATTGGGGTATTTTAAGGAAATCTGGTACACATTGATATAACatataaaatggttttttttcaaggattttgtaaatattaccattatgacaattttatattCGAAGTTAGAAAGAAATTAACTGACTAAAGAATGGTAGATGTAATCACAGATTCCATTTTATTGTATTCTATTTTTACATGCCTCAACAAAATCTAAAAACATGATGACACCAAAGAATTTCAATTTACCCTTTGTGATATGTCTATTGTAATCTTTGGCTTTAAAGTTTGTTGCTGTATCTCTCATTTTCTTAATTGTTTTTTGTATTGCTCATAAATGAAGCcatttagttttctcatttgatttgCTTTACATTTGGCATTTCGAAGCACTTATAGCTTTATACTATGCTGTaaggtttttgctcattgttgaaagctttAATGATCTATAAGCCTTCTACAGCATTTTTCTCTTatatatctccttatttttatattgaccaTCATATTACATTTCTTAATGTTGTGAGATATTTATTCTATgcttataaaacaaaagaaaattaagattatctcccttataccaatgactataaatatatatgtaacttaCCAAGCTATAGGCAATTTTAGGTTTAGACTAAAATTACTCTGATAGTAATCTTTACCGATACCTAAGGCTCGAGATAATCCAAAGTCACTTATTTTTACCTGAAAGAAATAGAAATATAAATGTCATAAAGTACATTGATGACAAGTTCATCTG
It contains:
- the LOC139499880 gene encoding uncharacterized protein isoform X29, producing the protein MKKHFQSLKNRIPAILTRSGGDIGRSLSPSPPEQRSPRPSSYIRPPCKQIIPANSIQINKTLGEGEFGIVQQGLWTTETGEKVQVAIKCLTKEKMHTGTTEFLKEANIMQNVDHENIVRMYGVVLDKDDSLMLVTELAPMRSLLECLKEQSLRTDFPLPRLCDFAQEICDGMSYLESKRLIHRDLAARNILVFSKSKVKISDFGLSRALGIGKDYYQSNFSLNLKLPIAWCAPECINYLKFTSASDIWAFGVTLWEIFTYGFQPWAGLTGQQILESIDAPNCQRLERPDLCPKEYYQIMTKCWEHDPERRPLFSELFVMLPQMRPTQVKAMKDFPEVVVPKDFLYYKSYDVIYVLDKNPEDCPKSGFWKGVLGNGKCGYFDPANVMPIIEHKNSPSVSKSISRKESKRENGDAKIKLSRKESNRKSLRRFNAEMISGPQNDLRHTGHIGYDGAIFGDVGFIGDNYDKLPVKVASTGKEGESRISTVSLNRDENGHNMNGSLGTNGHSWISQESIDSQYVTRTDEVDSGDFQYQDIDDDSIFADFKMPDMSSSFDFGPSFMDEVLKAINDKEAKLANSSSNDSSATTTPQHESPPKLMTNGRGSKSPPPPLPVQPPRLEPRNREPPKPEPRKQAKVKPMSASDEKMIDDAIAMANELSSRSHMSSSQEPSSPDKYQSDSESDSGSPQNGSRFKFSFKRSPKLDRQRTFSEEIKNKADQVESVPPGAMEAYNQLVMRGSVKEKSGTSYSSEEREVTPPKREVTPVKRELTPVRREITPAKREIIPAKRDITPAKREITPAKREITPMKREVTPERREVTPVHQDSTYGVPLAMIDDFDLEPPEMNFNQFTEMSYHQKPVPKPRPDSKRSDIPIPAPKPRPEIIQRVEPVPRPQKPPPEIPQEYDLKVKLPEDEYRPKILDTSSEQTSECDSEDIKNNVEVLRIDEPDSDNVHTDSGTESVNSATEVNRQDDSRRDSYNKSSSLFVGEDFSEPSPREIMNKLARESRIRRSLDHQRGVISGSEEGHSRNIREPQGIPGKGAMSSSTGGDEDVETNPLRMLRGGAIPIRGGRVGQGMNHKTYNSKLHVKIPTLHHSMSVDSGTIQHVKERDATNLPSPTRAPAIPPRSNSVSGDGNSLPLPPRMPLRHSTPIGAKRERKFPLQIDDSGIDGHSTPQSLVRNYAWSESSKLTQHERTLPPAPPPPLKKHQIDDKPFDSGLDEDDDVFEGHDITPPSTLKIDTSSKSSTFPRVKFQFQKVKCNLEQLGFYNRKDPFWVKTLTLAGRNISDRGSSEEVSPLMLANYKTSEGVSYEDLLDFAFDREKNCEEVEMMRSVFKNEISVEDCQQALTETKWIVPMAIKYVKLKQLLSAQLGDITLCKEALMACDWDVQRAANHVLSNLSSPEIIDV